The Triticum dicoccoides isolate Atlit2015 ecotype Zavitan chromosome 6A, WEW_v2.0, whole genome shotgun sequence genome has a window encoding:
- the LOC119315017 gene encoding transmembrane protein 53-like yields the protein MAMAACSVRLLAAAAHRRGAAAFLHAPRRPVACSLSFPRGHGGIRGRAGLSSVSLPSSASSAQGHAPFNLLPPDSEPFIQWDALPPQDTSAGGAGAGGREEGPALVVLLGWLGARQKHLRRYADLYRDRGVGSVRFVVPVRELLGLDLGRRVERRVADLSAEIAAWCDADRSRTLLFHTFSNTGWLAYGAVLENLQSRADIIERIKGCIVDSAPVLEIRPEVWAAGFSAAMLKKSSSLTGPSADSPDGSTLNGALNKVTSVSELTKLSWGETFLLSTLQKFFEIVLHLPDVNRRMHKVLSVLSDKQPPCPQFYLYSSADRVIPAECVESFINMQRSLGVSVSAHNFVSSPHVDHYRSFPHLYSAKIDEFLKVCSPVSV from the exons ATGGCGATGGCGGCCTGCTCcgtccgcctcctcgccgccgcggCGCACCGCCGGGGCGCGGCCGCGTTCCTCCACGCGCCGCGGCGGCCCGTCGCGTGCTCCCTCTCGTTCCCGCGCGGCCACGGCGGCATCCGCGGCCGCGCCGGCCTCTCCTCCGTCTCCCtcccctcctccgcctcctccgcgcAGGGCCACGCGCCCTTCAACCTCCTCCCGCCGGACTCTGAGCCCTTCATCCAGTGGGACGCCCTGCCTCCGCAGGACACCTCCGCGGGCGGCGCGGGGGCAGGCGGAAGGGAGGAGGGCCCCGCGCTGGTGGTGCTGCTGGGCTGGCTCGGCGCGCGGCAGAAGCACCTGCGGAGGTACGCGGACCTGTACCGCGACCGCGGGGTCGGGTCCGTGCGGTTCGTGGTGCCCGTCCGCGAGCTCCTGGGGCTCGACCTCGGCCGCCGCGTCGAGCGCAGGGTCGCCGACCTCTCGGCCGAGATCGCCGCCTGGTGCGACGCCGACCGCAGCCGCACGCTCCTCTTCCACACCTTCAGCAACACCGGCTGGCTCGC gtATGGTGCGGTACTTGAGAATCTACAATCAAGAGCTGATATAATTGAGAGGATAAAGGGATGTATTGTAGACTCGGCGCCAGTTCTAGAGATTAGACCAGAG GTCTGGGCTGCTGGTTTCTCTGCTGCCATGCTGAAGAAAAGTAGTTCTTTAACAGGACCTTCAGCTGACTCCCCTGATGGATCTACATTGAATGGTGCCTTGAACAAAGTTACTTCTGTCTCAGAGTTAACGAAACTATCATGGGGTGAAACTTTTCTTCTTTCAACCCTTCAAAAGTTCTTTGAGATTGTCCTTCACCTACCTGATGTAAACCG GAGAATGCACAAGGTCCTCTCAGTTCTTTCAGATAAGCAGCCGCCCTGCCCCCAGTTCTACCTGTACAGCTCCGCCGACAGAGTGATCCCTGCCGAATGCGTAGAGAGCTTTATCAACATGCAGAGATCACTCGGGGTGAGCGTCTCAGCACACAATTTTGTCTCGTCGCCACATGTGGACCACTACAGGAGCTTCCCTCACCTGTACTCTGCCAAGATTGACGAGTTCCTGAAGGTCTGTTCCCCAGTTAGTGTATGA
- the LOC119315018 gene encoding non-specific lipid-transfer protein C6-like: MASSGKTCAASVLLLLLALAVATAADAAKKSITSEPKSIFSRPSGPIISRPASEPAIPRPSAEVDVSATCMGSLLELSPCLAFFRDAGTSKAPAGCCKGLGTIVRDQPACLCHIFNHTLERAIAVGIPVNRALALIRDVCGLTPPRNLMASCANAGAVPPLYVCPAPSA; the protein is encoded by the coding sequence ATGGCGTCGTCCGGCAAGACCTGCGCCGCCTCCGTCCTCCTCCTGCTGCTGGCCCTCGCCGTCGCCACGGCGGCCGACGCGGCGAAGAAGAGCATCACGTCGGAGCCCAAGTCCATCTTCTCGAGGCCGTCGGGACCCATCATCTCGAGGCCGGCGTCGGAGCCCGCCATCCCGAGGCCGTCGGCGGAGGTGGACGTGTCGGCGACGTGCATGGGGTCGCTGCTGGAGCTGAGCCCGTGCCTGGCCTTCTTCAGGGACGCGGGCACGTCCAAGGCGCCCGCGGGGTGCTGCAAGGGCCTGGGCACCATCGTCCGAGACCAGCCCGCGTGCCTATGCCACATCTTCAACCACACCCTGGAGCGGGCCATCGCCGTCGGCATCCCCGTCAACCGCGCGCTCGCCCTCATCCGCGACGTCTGCGGCCTCACGCCGCCCAGGAACCTCATGGCCAGCTGCGCCAACGCCGGCGCCGTGCCGCCGCTGTACGTGTGCCCGGCGCCCTCGGCCTGA